ATCACGATGCTGTGCGTGACCCACGAGATGGGTTTCGCGCGCGACGTCTCGCATCGCGTGCTGATGTTCGACAAGGGTCGGATCGCCGAGGAGGGCCACCCGGACCAGATCTTCGGTGACCCCCGCGAGGAACGGACGAAGTCCTTCCTCAAGTCGGTCCTGGAGAACGGCCACTAGGTTCGGCTCCGTGTGCCGCGAAAGCTGAGGGCGCCGACCGGATCGTCACCGCGATCCGGTCGGCGCCCTGCTGATTTTCCACCGCGACGTCACCCCCTGTGCGTGTGTCGCCCCTGCTGACAGCCGGGCGACGACATACCGTAGTCATTAAGTCGCGTTTAGTTTCCCCTGGTGGAGAATGTGTGTTCTGAGACAGGGGGGACGCTTGTGACCATGGTGCGAAGATGGGGGCTCACCGGGGGGCTCGCCCTCGCCGCGGTCCTGCTCGGCGGCGCGCTGTTCGCCCATCCCGTGCTGCGCGGTGACGTCTTCGGGGACGGCGCCGTGCTGTTCCTGATCTCCTGGTTGCCGATGCTGATCGCCGGGGTCATGGCCTGGGGCCTCGTGCAGGCGTTCGGTCGGCGGGGCGAGCTCGACAGGCGCGTCTCCGTCGCCATGGGCGGTCACCCCATGAGCCGCGAACTCAGCTGGATGGTGCTCCTGCTGGGCTGTTTCATCGCGTCGATGGTCGTGCTGTCCTGGATCTTCGCCGTCTACAGCGAGGAGACGGGGATCGCCCCGGACCTGGCGATGTCGGCTTCCCTGGTCTCTCGACTGCTGTTCCTGTTCGCGCTTCCGCTGCTCATCATGGACCGCTCGGGGCTGACCGTGGACGGCAAGGGCACCGCCATGCCCGCGATCGCGTTGAAGGTGGCCGAACTCTGGCGCTGGCTCGGGCTGATCCCCGTGGTCGCCGCGGTCGGGCTGATCGGCTACCTCATCACCCCGCACATCGGACTGCCCTCCCCCTCTCTGGCCCTGTACGCGCTGCTGGTCGCCTTCACCGTGATCGCCACGTGCGAGGAGATCTTCTTCCGCGGCATGATGCAGACCCGGCTGGAGCAGTTCATGGGCCGCTGGGGAGGCATCGTGATGACCTCGGTGGTGTTCGCGCTGACCTACGCGCTCATCCAGCCCTACGACGCCGTCTCCCAGCTTCCCGGCCACGACCTCATGCACGACACCGGCCTGGCCCTGCTCACCTACGGCGCCGCGAGTCTGCTCTACGGCTACCTCTGGGCGTGCTTCCGCAACACGTGGATCAACGTCCTCATGCGTGTGGCGATGTTCGTGCTCCTCCTGCCGCCCGATCTCCGCATCGGCATCGGCCAGTAGAACGGCATCGCCCGGTGGGCCATTCGCCGAACTCCCCGGAAAACTCGTCAGACCACGCGTCCTGCCAGGTCAGGTAGGGCGCGTGGTCGCCTCGTGAGCGAAAAGTTGCCCCGAATCCCAGGACACGGGTGTGGATATGGGTACAGAAGCTGCATAGCAGCCGTGTTGCGGTCATTTTCCCCTCATGGGGTTGTCACCGTGCGGTCATGAAAAAGGGGGAGTCTGCCCACTGTGAGCACGGAATCAGCGCCAACGCCAGCGGGTCCCACCACCACCGCCGAACTGCCCGTCGACAGGTTCATGGACCGAGAGGAGGGATGGCTCCGCTTCAACCAGCGGGTCCTCGAACTCGCCGAGGACGAGCACATCCCGCTGCTCGAACGGACGCGGTTCCTCGCGATCTTCTCCAACAACCTCGACGAGTTCTTCATGGTCCGGGTCGCCGGACTCAAACGCCGCCTGGCCACCGGACTGTCCGTCGCCTCGGCCAGCGGACACCACCCGCGGGACCTCCTGGAGCGCGTCTCCCTGTTCACGCACGACCTCATGCTGCGCCAGACGGCCTGCTTCGAGGACAGCGTCGCCCCGGCCCTGGCGGAGGAGGGCATCCGCATCGTCCGGTGGAACGAACTGGACACCGCCGAGCGCGAGTACCTGCACGGCTACTTCCGCCGCTCCATCTACCCGCTGGTGACGCCGTTCGCGGTCGACTCCGCGCACCCGTTCCCCTACATCTCCGGGCGCTCGCTCAACCTCGCCGTCACCGTGCGGGACCCCCAGGACGACCGGCGCATGTTCGCGCGGGTCAAGGTGCCCAGCTCACTGCCGCGCTTCATCGAACTCACCGCGCACGGCGGCGGCCGCTTCGTCCCGGTCGAGGACATCATCGCCGCCCACCTGCCCCAGCTCTTCGAGGGCATGCAGGTGGTCGAGCACCACGCCTTCCGGGTCACCCGCAACGCCGACCTCGAGGTCGACGAGGACGAGACCGACGACCTCGTCCAGTCCCTGGAGAACGAACTCCTGCGCCGCCGGTTCGGCCCGCTGGTGCGCCTGGAGGTGGAGCAGACCATCAGCGACGAGGTCCTGCTCATCCTGCGCGAGGAACTGGGCGCCGAGGAGGAGGAGATCTACCGGGTCCCCGGGCCGCTCAACCTGGCCGGGCTCGCCCAGATCGCCGACAGCGACCGCCCCGACCTGAGCTACCCGCCCATGGTCCCGGTCGAACCGCGCGCGCTGACCTCCGGCGACCTGTTCGCGGCCATCCGCGAACGCGAGATCCTGGTCCACCACCCCTACGAGTCCTTCGCCACCACCACCGAACGGTTCCTGGCCCTGGCCGCCATGGACCCCAAGGTCGTGGCGATCAAGCAGACCCTCTACCGCACCAGCGGGGACTCACCCATCGTGGAGTCGCTCATCGAGGCGGCCCGCGGCGGCAAGGAGGTCGTGGTCCTGGTCGAGATCAAGGCCCGCTTCGACGAGCAGAACAACATCCAGTGGGCCCGCAAGCTCGAGGAGGCCGGCTGCCACGTGGTCTACGGCGTGATCGGCCTCAAGACCCACTGCAAGCTGTCCATGGTGATCCGCCAGGACGACGACGGCCTGCTGCGCCGCTACTGCCACGTCGGCACCGGCAACTACAACCCGAGCACCGCCCGCGTCTACGAGGACCTCGGCCTGTTCAGCGCCGCCGCCGAGGTGGGCGAGGACGTCAGCGACCTCTTCAACAGCCTCACCGGGTTCTCCCGCAAAAAACACTACCGACGGCTGATGGTCGCGCCCGCGGCCCTGCGCAAGGGGCTGCTCCAGCAGATCGAGACCGAGGTGGACAACAGCCTCAAGGGCGAGCCCGCCCACATCCGGATCAAGGTCAACTCCCTGGTCGACGAGGAGATCATCGACGCCCTCTACCGGGCCTCGCAGGCGGGGGTCAACGTCGACCTGTGGGTGCGCGGCAGCTGCGTGCTGCGCGCCGGGGTGCCGGGGCTGTCCGACAACATCCGGGTGCGCAGCATCCTCGGCCGTTTCCTGGAGCACTCCCGCGTGTTCGTCTTCGCCAACGGCTGGCGGCCCAAGGTGTGGATCGGCAGCGCCGACCTGATGCCCCGCAACCTTGACCGGCGCGTGGAGGCACTGGTCCGGATCGCCGATCCGGAGCAGTGCCGCCGGTTGGTGGGCATCATGGACCTGGCGATGTCCGACAGCACCTCCTCGTGGCGGCTCGAACCCGACGGCACATGGACCCGGGTCACCCACGACGAGGAGGGCCAACCGCTGGTCGACCTCCAGGACACCCTGCGCGGCGACCGGCACCTGAGAGTGGTGGACGGGTGAACACCCACGAGTCCGGGACCGAAGGTTCCGAAGACACCGACGTTTCCGAAGGGTCCGGCCCAGAGAGCAGCGCCACGGAGACCACCGGCACGGAGAGCACGGATATCCGTGTGACCAGTGCCTTCCCGCCGCGGGACACCGCGGTGGGCGGGTACCTGGAGCCGATCCGGGCAGGCGGGGCGGTGCTCTGGCGCGACGCCGGGCAGGGCCGGGAGGTCGTCCTCATCCGTCGCCCGGACCGGGGCGACTGGACCCTGCCCAAGGGCAAGCTCAAGAACGGCGAGCACCCCATCATCGGCGCCGTCCGCGAGGTCGAGGAGGAGACCGGCGTGACCCCCGTGATGGGGCGCCGACTCCCGCCGCAGCGCTACCTGAAGGACGGCTGGCCCAAACAGGTGGAGTGGTGGGCGGCCACCCCGGCCCGCTCGGGCGGGGAGATCGACTACGAACCCAACGAGGAGGTGGAGGTGGTCGAGTGGGTCTCCGTGGAGGAGGCCCGTACCCGCCTGACCTACGACCACGACGTCCAGGTCCTCGACAACTTCCGGGCCGGTCCCGCACGGACCTTCCCGGTCATCCTGCTGCGGCACCTGTCCGCGGGGGAGAAGCGGGCCTGGAACGACAACGACCTGCTCCGCCCGCTCGATGCCTCGGGTCGCTCCGACGCGCTGGCGCTGCCGCGGGTCCTGGCGGCCTACGGGAGCCCCGGTGCGGTCTCCTCGGCCGCGGCGCGCTGCACGGAGTCCCTGCTCCCCTACACCGTGGAGTGCGACGCCCCGATGCGCACCGAACGCGCCTTCACCGTGGGGCGCGAGGGCAAGGGCTACGAGGTGGAGGAGGCCCGGGAGGCCTTCGCGCGGATCCTGGCCGAGGGGAGGCCCGCCGTGGTGTGCACCCACGGGGAGCTGATCCCGCATCTGATGACCGAGGCGCTCACCAGTCTGGGCGCCCCGCTGTCCCAGCAGCGCGCCCTGCGCAAGGGTTCCTTCTGGGTCGTACACGTGTCCCAGGACGGGAAACTGGCAGGGGTGGAGCGACACGGGGTGCGGGAGTGAACCGCGTCCGTCGGGCCGGGTGGGGGAGTGCTCCCGAGCGGTGACATGATGCGGTCATGGCCAAACACATGGTGGCTCGGAGCGTCGTCGTCAACGCCCCGGCCAAGAGGATCTTCGACCTCGTCGCCGCACCGTCCCGGCACCCCGAGATCGACGGGTCGGGCACGGTCCAGAGCGCGCTCTTCGGTCCGGAACGGCTGGAGCCGGACTCCGAGTTCGGGATGGACATGAAGATGCTCGGGCTCCCCTACCGGATGACCAACCGGGTGGTGGAGTTCGAGGAGGGCCAGCTCATCGCGTGGAAGCACGTGGGGTCGCACCGCTGGCGCTACGAGTTCGAGGAGCTGCCGCAGGGCGGGACCCTGGTCACCGAGACCTTCGACTACTCGCGGGGGCAGGTGGGCTTCTACATCCTGAGCGGGGCTCCGGCGCGCAACGCCCGCGGCATCGAGCGGACGCTGGAACGCCTCAAGGAGCTGGCGGAGGCCGAGGAGGCCGCGCAGGCCTGACGGTCGCGGAGGTCTGTCGGCCGCGCAGATCTGCCCTTCCCTCCCGAACACACACCTGGGCCCCGGTCGCGTGACCGGGGCCCAGGGCGTTCGGCCGACCGAGGAGGTCAGGAGCGGGAGACAGCGGTCAGCGGCCCGAGGCCGACGGCTAGTAGTAGTAGCCGTTGTCCTTGTCCTTGTGGCCCTTGTGCCAGTCCTTGCCCTTGTCGTCCTTGTCCGACCAGTAGCCGTAGCCGTGGCCGTGGCCCTGCTCGACCACCGTGCGCTGGAGGTCGTAGTAGCCGTCATAGCCGTCATAGCCCTTGTGCCCCGCGGCGGCGGGGGAGGCGGCCATGGCGACGGCGGCGCCGGTGGCGGCGGTCATGAGGGCGAGAGCAACGAAGCGCTTCACACGAGATCCTTGCTGTGGGTAGCTGGAAAATTACCAACAGTGGTGACTGTAGGTCGGCTTCGCTCGTTTGGCCAGTGCATCGGAGTCCAAAGCCACGGACTTTTCGCTTCGGCCGTAGCTCAACCGTCAGACACGGCACCCGCCCAAATGCCCTAAAGTTCGGCAAGGGCCCGCGTTCTCCGCGCCTCCCGGCCGCCGCGGTGTCGGCTGAACCGGCCCGAAGCGGTGCCGGCTGGTCCGGTCCGCCGGAAGAACTGCACGTGGTGCCGGTCGAAGCGGGAAGTCGGGAGTCCAGTAGTGGTGGGAACGAGCTTGGGTGACGTGTGGCAGGACGTGCTGTCCGTCCAGCCCGACCCGGAGCAGTGGATCATCGTCACGACGGCGGTGGTGGCCCTGGCGACCGTGCTGCTGGGTCCGCCCTGGCGGGTGGCGCGCAACGTCGTCACCATCGTCCACGAGGGAGGGCACGCGCTGCTGGCCCTGTTGAGCGGGCGCCAGCTGACCGGTATCCGGCTGCACTCGGACACCTCCGGGGTGACGGTCTCCCGTGGCAAGCCCACGGGTATCGGTATGATCCTCACGGTCTTCGCCGGCTACATCGCCCCGAGCGTGGTCGGCCTGCTGGGCATCCTCATGCTGATGTCGGGCCGCATCACCGCGCTGCTGTGGCTGAGCATCGTCTTCCTCGCCGCCATGCTGGTCATGATCCGCAACTTCTACGGCGTGCTGTCGATCGTGCTCACCGGCGCGGTGGTCTTCGGTGTCAGCTGGTTCACCCCGCACGAGGTCCAGGCGGCGTTCGCCTACCTGTTCATCTGGTTCCTGCTCTTCGCCGGGGTGCGGCCGGTCCTGGAACTCCAGTCGCAGCGCATGCGCAACCCCTCCCCGCAGTCGGACGCGGACCAGATGGCCCGCCTCACCGGCCTGCCGGGCACCTTCTGGGTGATGGTGTTCCTGCTGGTGAACGCGGCCGTCACCGGGCTGGGCGTGTGGCTGCTGTTCTTCTGACCCCGGGCACGGCAAGGGGCCCCGCCTTGCGACGCGGGGCCCTGCGTGTACCTCGGACGGGGCGCGCCTGCGACGGGCGCGTGCGGAGTGCTCCGCGGCGGGACAGGCCTAGGCGTGTTCGCCGAACACGCTCTAGCTGGCGGTCTGCGGGGCGGCGAGCGCCTGGGCGACCGAGGCGAACACCGGGATGCGGGTGTCCAGCGAGGTCACGCGCAGGGTCTGCATGACCCGCGGCACCGGAGCGGCGATCACCAGAAGGGCCTGCTGCTCCTTGGCGGTCTTGTGCGCGCGGATGAGCACGCGCAGTCCGCTGGAGTCGATGAACCGCAGGTCGGAGCAGTCCAGCACGACGCGGCCGAAGGGCTGCGTGGTCAACGCCTCCGTGACCGCTTCCTGAAAGCGGCCCTCGGTGGCCATGTCGATCTCCCCGTCCAGGGCCAGGACGCGTCCGGACTCGTGGAGGGTGGAGGAAATGGTCAGGTCGGGCATTGCGACTCCGGCGTACTCGGGCCGTGCCCGAAGGGTCGGCGAGGCAGGCCGCACGTCGCCCCACCGGGGGCGCGTGGTGACCGGTGCGCTGGTTGCGTTACCGCGTGAGCCAAACTGATGGTTCATCAAGTTCCTTGCGTGGTACCCCGGGCTGGGAGCCGGGGGAGGAAACGCCTTTCTCGCCTGGTTTGCTCGGAAAAGCACGGCACCCTTGGAACGCCTGGGCCGGGGCCCGAAGTTCCTGGTGCTGTGCGTGTCATCGGTGTGACGTGCGTCCGTGCGACGTGCGCTCGAGGGCTCGGAGCTGGTTCCTTCCGTGGCCCCGGCCCGGCTGGTTCGCCGGAGTCCGGTGGCCGTGTCCGGCCCTGTGCTCGTAAGAACCCGCCTGCGGTGGCGGTCATTCCCCGGTGGGTATCGGCGGGGAACGGTGGCTGGGCCGGTGATCCCCTGGCGTTCCCGACTCCCGTGCGCTCTGTCAGGGCGCTGGGATCTGTGTCACCGGGGTAGTTCAGCCTCGGACTTTACCATAGCGCCGTAGCCGATTCGTGACGTGAGAGACGCCGGGTCGTGCCCGTGCGTCTTGCTCTTCGCGAGGTTTCTGGTGTAAGGGTCATGTCCTTTGGACGCACTCGGGCTCCTCGCGGTTCACCCCTTGCGGTTCCTGTTCCCGCTGCTGAAGTGCCCAGACGCAGGCGGAGAGGGTGAGCGGCACCGCCACGGTCAGCGCCAGGGCGGGGATCGCCACGCCCGAGTCGTTGGCCGCGAAACCCACCAGCGCCGTCACCAGGGAGCCGGTCAGCCCCGCTCGGAGTGTCGGAGCACACTCGAAGGCCTGCTGGAGCGCCCCGATCCGCCATTTTCCTGGCCGGTTGAGGACAGCGAAGAGGAACAGCAGGGCCACAGCGGCCAGCAGGGTGAGCTGCCAGTTGCCCAGCGTGCCCAGCATCGCGCCGAGCTTGCGGGCCAGCACCGTCCCGGCCTCCCCGTTGACCACCTGCTCGGCGAACGCGCCGAAGTGGCTGCGGTCCTCCACCGGCCGGAGGTAGTCCATCCAGGCCAGCAGCGAGATCGCCGTGACCGCGACCGCGCCCACCGCGGCCAGCCGCACCGCGGTGACCCGCACGCCCGCGATCATCATCGTGGTCACCGCCAGCCCGGGGATCAGCGCGATCACCCCGCCGAAGTCGGTCCCCAGCCCCGGCCAGCCGACGATCAGTACCGAGGCCGTACCGATCACCAGCGTCGTGACCACCGCGGCGCGCTGACGGCCCCGCGAGATCAGCACGTGGGCGATGCCCGCCACCGCCATGAGCATGCCGGTCGCGAAGGTCGCGAAGGCGATGTTGCCGATCCCGTAGAACCGGCCGGCCACGATCGGCGAGTAGCCCGTGGGCGAGTTCATCTGCAGGTGCGCGCCGAAGCAGAGGTCGAGGAAGAGCACGAGCGTGGTCGCGCCCGCCACCACTGTCATGGGGCCCAGAACCGTCCGGCGCCACGGCCCCGCCACGGCAAGGGCCACCACCAGGGCGTCCACGGCCAGGACCGACGCCAGCAGAGCCAGCTGCGGAGTGTCGGCCGCCCACCACGGGATGAGGTTGGCCAGGTAGCTCGCCACCGGGAAGGCCGCGCCCGCCAGCGCCACGATCCTGGTGACCGACAGCACCAGCGCCCGTTTGCCTCGCTGACCACCGGAGTACCGGTGCAGCGCGTAGGCGGCCGCCGCGTAGATGAGCAGCTGGAGGGCGACCAGCCCGCTGAAGAACCCGGGGATGGCGGCGCCCACCACCACGGCCGCGGTGTTGAAGTCCACCAGGCGGCCCACTGCCTCCTCGGCGGGTTCGGGGCGGTCGGTCAGCTGCCAGACCCGCCCGCCGGTGGGTTCGGCGGGGCGCATCCCCAGGGCGGTCAGGACGGTCACGGTGGTGTCGGTCAGCGCCACCAGGCCGGGGCGCCGGGTCGACTCCGAAGCCAGGTACGCGGCGGGGCCGACCAGTCCGCGGTCGGTCATCTCGCCGGTCAGCGCCACCGTCAGCTGCGAAGGCCCGGTGTCCATGGACACCCCGACCACCATCAGGGTCGAACCGGCGGGCAGGACCGCGGTCAGCGCGGACAACCGGGAGTCGAGTGTCTCCAGGGTCTCCTCGCGCACCTGCTCCGGCACCTCCCCCGGGTCAGGCTCCGGCGGCTCCTCGGCGCCCTCGGGTTCGACCGACGCGGGTTCGACCGACGCGGGTTCGGGGTAAAGGCGGGTGAGCTCGGGCAGCTCCACCACCGCCAGGGACACGCCTCGAATCCGGTCCTGGGTGAGGTCGCGCACCGAGTCGACGTAGTGGTCGACCCGCCCCGACTCGTCGGCGGCGCCCAGGGCCGCCCCCGGACCCGCGGCCAGGGTGAGCCCGCCCCGGTCGCGTACGGTCTGACCGAGCAGACCGACCGGAGCGGCGAAGGCCGACTCGGCGTTGCGCTCGGCGAAGGAGCGGTACTCGGGCACGGCCGCGCCCGAACCGTCGCGCACCGGCTCCGGGGCGGGCTCGCACACGGTGAAGCGCTCCCGGTCGGACAGCGCGCGCTGGCCCGCCGAGACCGAGAGCCAGCCGTCCGTGGGACAGGTCCGGGAGGTGGCGGTGCGGATGGACACGTTGCCGATCGCCCCGGTCCCGGCCAGCTCCCACAGAGTGGGCGTGTGCTCGGGGGTGACGTCTTCCCACAACAGGCCGGGCACGCCGACCAGGACGACGGGTCCGGTGCGCGGGTCGGTGATGTCGGGGTCGTGTCCGGAGGCGCTTGCCGGGGTGCTCCCCGAAGGGCTTCCGGAGGCGCTTGCGGTCCCCGCCGCGGCGGGGACCGTACACATCAGGAACAGCACCGCCATCAGCAGCGCGCACAGCCGCCTGCCGAGGCGCCCTCCCCAACGCCGGCCTGAATGCCTCTCCGAGTGCACGCCGAGTCCTTGACCCGGTGCCATGGCGGTCCCCCGATCGCGCGATCACCTCACTGTCACTGGCCGACCACACTAGTGACCAAGCGGCGCTGAGCGGGGGAAACGGCGATTCCGGGCGGTAGGGGCGAAAGGGTTCAGGGGGAGCGGTTCAGGGTCGGAGCGTCAGCGGGTGACGCCCCACTCCTTGAGGGTCTCTTCGGCGTCGGGCAGGGGGCGACCCCTGGTGACCCCGCCGGGGGTACGGCTGAATCGCGGCGCCGGTCCGGACACGACCCGCCCGCCCTCGCGCACCAGCGAACCCCGCGCCCGCACGTGCGGGTGGTCGGGCGCCTCGTCCAGGGACAGGACCGGCATCACACAGGCATCGGAGCCCTCGAACACCGCACCCCACTCGTCGCGGGTACGTGTGCGCAGCACCTCGGCGAAGCGCTCGCGCAGCCGCGGCCACCCCGCCGGGTCCCACTGGCCGGGCAGCTCCTCCCCGGCCAGTCCTGTGCGCTCCAGGAACTCCGCGTAGAACTGCGGTTCGATGCAGCCCACGGACAGGTGGCGGCCGTCGGCGCACTCGTAGACGTCGTACCAGGGCGCCCCGGTGTCCAGGTAGTTGGTGCCGCGCTCGTCGCTCCACGAACCGCGTGCCCGGTCCTCGTGCACCATCGACATCAGCAGGGCGCTGCCGTCGACCATCGCCGCGTCCACCACCTGGCCGCGCCCGGAACTCCGCCGCTCCAGCAGCGCGGCGAGGATGCCGGTGACCGTGAACATCGTGCCGCCCGCGAAGTCTCCGAGGAGGTTGATCGGGGGGACGGGGGGACCGCCCGCGCGGCCGATCGCGTGCAGGGCCCCGTTCACGGACACGTAGTTCATGTCGTGCCCGGCGGTGTGGGCCAGCGGACCGTCCTGGCCCCAGCCGGTGACCCGCGCGTACACCAGGCCGGGGTTGAGCTCCAGGCACTCGTCCGGGCCCAGCCCGCGCCGTTCCATGACCCCGGGGCGGAATCCCTCCAGGAGGACGTCGGCCTTGGTGACCAGTTCGCGGGCCAGGGTCAGCCCTTCCTCGGACTTGAGGTCGGCGCCGACCACGGTGCGACCCTCGCTCATGTGCGGGCCGCCGGAGCCCGCGTTCATGGCGTCGGCTGCCTGGGGGCGGTCGATCCGGATGACGTCGGCGCCCATGTCGGCGAGGAGCATC
This DNA window, taken from Nocardiopsis exhalans, encodes the following:
- a CDS encoding CPBP family intramembrane glutamic endopeptidase — protein: MVRRWGLTGGLALAAVLLGGALFAHPVLRGDVFGDGAVLFLISWLPMLIAGVMAWGLVQAFGRRGELDRRVSVAMGGHPMSRELSWMVLLLGCFIASMVVLSWIFAVYSEETGIAPDLAMSASLVSRLLFLFALPLLIMDRSGLTVDGKGTAMPAIALKVAELWRWLGLIPVVAAVGLIGYLITPHIGLPSPSLALYALLVAFTVIATCEEIFFRGMMQTRLEQFMGRWGGIVMTSVVFALTYALIQPYDAVSQLPGHDLMHDTGLALLTYGAASLLYGYLWACFRNTWINVLMRVAMFVLLLPPDLRIGIGQ
- a CDS encoding RNA degradosome polyphosphate kinase, with the translated sequence MSTESAPTPAGPTTTAELPVDRFMDREEGWLRFNQRVLELAEDEHIPLLERTRFLAIFSNNLDEFFMVRVAGLKRRLATGLSVASASGHHPRDLLERVSLFTHDLMLRQTACFEDSVAPALAEEGIRIVRWNELDTAEREYLHGYFRRSIYPLVTPFAVDSAHPFPYISGRSLNLAVTVRDPQDDRRMFARVKVPSSLPRFIELTAHGGGRFVPVEDIIAAHLPQLFEGMQVVEHHAFRVTRNADLEVDEDETDDLVQSLENELLRRRFGPLVRLEVEQTISDEVLLILREELGAEEEEIYRVPGPLNLAGLAQIADSDRPDLSYPPMVPVEPRALTSGDLFAAIREREILVHHPYESFATTTERFLALAAMDPKVVAIKQTLYRTSGDSPIVESLIEAARGGKEVVVLVEIKARFDEQNNIQWARKLEEAGCHVVYGVIGLKTHCKLSMVIRQDDDGLLRRYCHVGTGNYNPSTARVYEDLGLFSAAAEVGEDVSDLFNSLTGFSRKKHYRRLMVAPAALRKGLLQQIETEVDNSLKGEPAHIRIKVNSLVDEEIIDALYRASQAGVNVDLWVRGSCVLRAGVPGLSDNIRVRSILGRFLEHSRVFVFANGWRPKVWIGSADLMPRNLDRRVEALVRIADPEQCRRLVGIMDLAMSDSTSSWRLEPDGTWTRVTHDEEGQPLVDLQDTLRGDRHLRVVDG
- a CDS encoding NUDIX hydrolase gives rise to the protein MTSAFPPRDTAVGGYLEPIRAGGAVLWRDAGQGREVVLIRRPDRGDWTLPKGKLKNGEHPIIGAVREVEEETGVTPVMGRRLPPQRYLKDGWPKQVEWWAATPARSGGEIDYEPNEEVEVVEWVSVEEARTRLTYDHDVQVLDNFRAGPARTFPVILLRHLSAGEKRAWNDNDLLRPLDASGRSDALALPRVLAAYGSPGAVSSAAARCTESLLPYTVECDAPMRTERAFTVGREGKGYEVEEAREAFARILAEGRPAVVCTHGELIPHLMTEALTSLGAPLSQQRALRKGSFWVVHVSQDGKLAGVERHGVRE
- a CDS encoding SRPBCC family protein, giving the protein MAKHMVARSVVVNAPAKRIFDLVAAPSRHPEIDGSGTVQSALFGPERLEPDSEFGMDMKMLGLPYRMTNRVVEFEEGQLIAWKHVGSHRWRYEFEELPQGGTLVTETFDYSRGQVGFYILSGAPARNARGIERTLERLKELAEAEEAAQA
- a CDS encoding M50 family metallopeptidase; the encoded protein is MGDVWQDVLSVQPDPEQWIIVTTAVVALATVLLGPPWRVARNVVTIVHEGGHALLALLSGRQLTGIRLHSDTSGVTVSRGKPTGIGMILTVFAGYIAPSVVGLLGILMLMSGRITALLWLSIVFLAAMLVMIRNFYGVLSIVLTGAVVFGVSWFTPHEVQAAFAYLFIWFLLFAGVRPVLELQSQRMRNPSPQSDADQMARLTGLPGTFWVMVFLLVNAAVTGLGVWLLFF
- a CDS encoding STAS domain-containing protein, which encodes MPDLTISSTLHESGRVLALDGEIDMATEGRFQEAVTEALTTQPFGRVVLDCSDLRFIDSSGLRVLIRAHKTAKEQQALLVIAAPVPRVMQTLRVTSLDTRIPVFASVAQALAAPQTAS
- a CDS encoding CaiB/BaiF CoA transferase family protein; this translates as MGPLNGIRVVEFTGIGPAPMTGMLLADMGADVIRIDRPQAADAMNAGSGGPHMSEGRTVVGADLKSEEGLTLARELVTKADVLLEGFRPGVMERRGLGPDECLELNPGLVYARVTGWGQDGPLAHTAGHDMNYVSVNGALHAIGRAGGPPVPPINLLGDFAGGTMFTVTGILAALLERRSSGRGQVVDAAMVDGSALLMSMVHEDRARGSWSDERGTNYLDTGAPWYDVYECADGRHLSVGCIEPQFYAEFLERTGLAGEELPGQWDPAGWPRLRERFAEVLRTRTRDEWGAVFEGSDACVMPVLSLDEAPDHPHVRARGSLVREGGRVVSGPAPRFSRTPGGVTRGRPLPDAEETLKEWGVTR